The genomic stretch AACCGTCTAACTTTTCAGaacgatcggtggaactatatttttgcgcccgattttcaaagtttccataagattttatatggaaaaattcactttttcaaaactaattctctagagatgtccagttggcttctaaaaatatatcaatacatgatttttataggaaatttccctgggaaaaactcttttgaAGACCGTAAGGTGCTACGACGCTTGTAAAAAaggttattcaccccaaactgattgaatgtctgacgaacggctcaccattgatgTTTTCCAGCAGCACTGCTACAGCTTGCTGCTtctgcaaacttgcttaagaatgagaaataatttcgcgtggaagtcAGCTTGAAAGTataatttttgctcatagtatcttcgaagAAGCCTCTGAGATAAATTTTACacgatatcatttcttatcacatgattgaatttcaaacagcagcatgctgtagggtattgctagtaaaattcaatggtgagtcgTTCGTCAATCCTTCAATCAGTTTGAGATGAATAACTTTTtccacaagcaaggtagcgccttgcgatcttcagaagagtttttcccaggaaaaccttctacaaatatcatgtatcgatatatttttaggagtcaACTGGAGATCTCTAGagaacaagttttgaaaaagtggatttttccatatagaatcgtatggaaactttaaaaatcgggtgcaaaaatatagttccaccgatcgatctgaaaagttacacggttgtcataggacccataaggaacacgaaaagtgcatgggagctaaaaTTTATGTTTTGTCCCACTCTAGTGTACATACCAGCTCGCACGGTCGAGATTGACGGTGAAATCAGAGGTTTGGGTCTGACCGTCGTGAGCCTGTTAGGCCGGTTCAAGGATTCCAGTCTTTGACTGGTAAAgctactggattgcaagcaattgcttTCAGTATCACTCGACTTATATTCAATCAGACTCTTTCTGGATGACTTTCGGCGGGTCTGTGCGACTGCCCATGCGCTTGTTTGTACAACGGGTGATGGTTTGGCTCAAATGCAAGCAGACATACGGCCATTCATTGTGGCAATAAGGAGAAATGGTGTGAATGcagagagcaacatgcggatgatgTCAGCGACAAAGGTGCTCAAAAGTGTTTCTATTGTGGGCAGAttccgcatgagctgtccgtATGCCCCACGTACAAATTAAGCGGTCTGTGTAAGAGCgttctaagcgcactttcgcagaaatccTCAAATAGGGCGCTGCCaacaaactggtttccccgaatctttaCGAGCTATAGTCATCCGACGAGCCTGATGTTGACAATTCAGTTGGAGAACTTTCTTTTACTAAAACCAGGAAGTATAGACAGAGCAAAAGCTCTCGTCTTCAGAACTTTCTAGAAAAGGTCAAAGAAGATCCCCATCCAAAATGACAGAtactaaaaaacaaaaacaacagcaaTCCGAAACAGACTTCTCCGGGATTGACTAAACTTTAATTTCGCAAGGAGTTTTCAGCACTGTCAGGATCACCAAAATGCCAAATGGCTTGGGGCTCGACTTCAATAAATAATCGCTCCGCTTTATTCTATAATCTTTGCGACGCCTTCGATATGACAATAaaaacatcgctacggttgaaatacacatggaaggtaatctcGAATCCCCACGATAGCGATCACTCAATTTCAGTTGCCAATAGAATGGTTCGCACTCAACCGCTTAATATCCCATATCACCTCACCTGGAACATTGACTGGAAGTTTTACGAGGGGAAGATTTCATAAATTGTCGAATTGATTCAAGATCTTCCACCATTCGAAGAATATAACCACTTCGCGGGTTGGATTCTCGGTGCCGCGTTGAAAGtgaagcccaaacgaagaaatatcccggcgtgaatATTACCAGACGGCCTCCGGCTCCGTGATGGAACAAAGAGTGCTGTAATGCCTACatggaaaaatccgacgcgttaaGGCCTTTTGGGAAGAAGGCAAACCTGACGACTTCAATCGGCTTAGGAAGAAATTCGAAAGCTTGTTCCGGGCCTTGGTTAGTAAACGAAACCTCGAGAAAGAAaacgatgagcactctttggggcACAACACGAAAGATGCGAAATCGTAATGTAGTCAAAGTGAAGCGGAGAGTCTTCGAgttggtggatatttgattttgccataAAATTATGTCCGGATTCTTTTCCTGTGCagaacattgttcgcgatgcgtttCCGGATCACAACACGATAGAATCatattttttgtatgcctgaagggcactagGACTGAGAAAAGCCACTACGACCATCTTGTTGAttatcttttgtggctggccccgattgctgcACACAGGTACCCGTGCTCATTTATGGTGCTCATTACCGTACATTACCGAGCCACCACGGTTTTATTTCACACAGTAACGTTGGTAATACTGTGACCCATTTTGGAATTTCATCACTAAACAATTTTATAAACATATAATTTTTGCACGTAATAATTTTTGCAACCAACTCGACGTTTCAGCGAAATGAAACTTTGTCTTTGTGTAAAAAAGCGTTTAGATCAAACTGGAAGCGGTTACAAAATggctaatgattttttttttcatttttttttattgtgacACAGAGAAATCACAGGAAATAGTTGGTGTCtgttcacgtcgtctgtgctaggaatgcttgcatgtaattggttcattgttcgcgtaaatttgtccttgaaactttttttttgtcccGCGAATTGACTGTCAGAtttttttagattattttattatttctgcaaatatcgaCGAAATCGACCTGACAACGCTGGCTGTGTCAAATTCTCACACTGTCACTCACAGCCAGCGTCCATGGTTTTTTATTTCGGAAATTTTTGTAGAAAGCATGTTTAGCGATATTTGttcattgtttttgaaaaaaaaatgggacTGCATTTAATCTGTTGATATTAGTTGTGAACTACTAGCTAGGTTGTCAATACAACTCGAGCTTATTACCGCACGTTAAAGAGCGAAcacggtttcatttcactgaaaattcagtaaaaaaatatgtttatgcATTATTTAGCAACATTACGGAAGTTTATATTTTGTGTGAAATTTTATACTAaaacttcagttaggttgaaccagGCCCAGATTTAGTGGCGGTGTTGTGTGTTGGCATAgaggcaaatgccccgggcctttcgATATGAGGGGCCCTCCTTGTTTTGGGCCAGACGTGCGTGAAGACAAGAGTGgagacttttttttttgctcgtcacttgCCAGCAAAGCGTTTAGTTATTTCAGAATTATAAattttcttctaattttttGAGAGATGCAAGATTTTACGGAATCTGTTCTAATCATTAAAGCATCTGtactttttaagaaaaaaactgTTATCTCTACGGCACAGAATTTGTAGCGTATCATTAAATTGTCTGTTGAAagaggttgttacgaacttttcaaAAACGCTTTACCTTCGGGATATCAAAATAGTCAAGGCTCATGCTAGCAAAGATTAGTTGACCTGTTGGAATGGGGAGATTctaccaatattttttttatactgATTAAAAATATAACACAGCAGATGGTTTGTATCTACTAATGGCGTAAATGTTAGGCATGCTCGTACGTGTTTGGTCCATTGCTCGCGGAATCTCGACCATGAACCTTTTTATCAATTTCGCTGGTGAGCCATAATGTAATAATGATAGCTGACATGCCATAacattgtccatcattttatctatTTAAATACATATTGATTATTAAAATCCATCGTGTGGTTTTGCTGTAATCACCGTTCAGAATCTAACATAaccttttgtttgtttcttttctcacttttacagaaacaaaaacgtagtcctacgtcaaaaaactttGACTTtgaacttttgtttttttttttcttctcaatcaaaaattatttctgAATCTTTTGTAATCAATTTCAAACTGTTTCTTTTTTTGCGTTTCATGTTCAAACCggttttgaatcatttttataaaaaatcaggCTGTCTCATATTCAGTTTTGCCCgtttcataattattattactagctgacccggcaaacttcgtcccgcccattcttgtgtttaattgaataatttcaaatattccaatttcattgatttcttttcttgcgatgtgtttattagggtggggaatcgtcatatgcaaaaaataagaaacttgatagcagaaagccagaaccaagtttttttcatTCTATTTGGAGACTTGCCttcagtacatcacctctattccggaaatacttatattgggtggtattcagttattttcattgttttccagaaactgaaagtggtcatcttcgaattcaagatggtgtccagggtcaatgcttggcttctatacattatttcgattacggaaatattcatatgtagtagtattcggctatttcccagaagttgccatcttacaattcaaaatggtgtctgaggtcaatttttagctcgatgcatcattctggttgaagaaacactcatattgggtggtatttggtcacttcaggttattttccagaaaccggaagtcaccatcctgaattttaaaatggcatttggagacaatttctggcccctgagcgtatTTCTtgttcaagaaacacccataataggtgttatttagtcgtTTTCGGcggttttccagtcaccggaagtcgtcattttacaactcaaaatgttgtcggaggtcgatttgtggattcagtgcatcatcacgatttcggaaatacccatattgggtggtatttggtcatatctcgctgtttttcagaaaccgaaagtcgccatcttggatttcaaaacagtattcagagacaatttctggcctctgggcgtcattctggttaaagaaacacccatattgggtggtatttggttattttcgtctcttttccagtcaccggaagtcgccatcttacaattcaaaatgttgtctaaggtcggtttgtggcttcaatgcatcataacaatccctgaaacacccatatttggtcatttgccgctgtttttcagaaaccggaagtcgccatcttggattttaaaatgatatttggagacattttcaggatagaaaccggaagtttccatctcaaATTTAataatggcgtctggagtcgaaaattgttcttgctctcaaaaacctcaacatatcaaatttggttccatttgcttgattattcctcgagatgtgcagaaatttgtgtggaaccccttctttcagaagaaggaggggtgtcgaaacattatagacatctttgttacccctaaaaatattcacctgccgaatttggttccatttatttggttagttctcgagatgtgcagaaatttgtgtttcatttgtttggaacccctccctcacataagagggaggggtgacGAACCATTATAGACCTACttattacctctaaaaacatttacatgccaaatttggttctatttggtggattggttctcgagctgtgcgaaatttgtgtttcttttgtatgggacccctcccttttagaagagggaagggtgtgaAACTGTTatagatatatttgatacccctaaaaacatccacctgccaaatttggttccatttacttggttagttcttgagatgtgcaaaaattagtgtttcatttgtatggaactcctCCCTTTCcgtagagggaggggtgtcaaaccataatggttatattttttacccctaaaaacatccacttgccaaatttggttccatttgcttggttagtttgcgagatgtacatgaatttgtatttcatttgtatgggacccctaccttccagaagagggagaggtatCGAACTGTTATAGATATATTTGTTAGCctcaaaaacatccacctgccaaatttggttccatttgctttcttggttttcgagatgtgcatgaatttgtgtttcatttgtatgagacccatcccttccagaagagggaggggtctcgaactatcttagacACCTTTCTCGGCTCCTAAagcccctatatacaaaatttcacgccgatcggttcagtagtttccaagcctatatggaacagacagacagacagagctgcatttttatatgtatagatttatCAAGCATTTCTGCACTATTTGGCATTTATTTCAAAACTTTGTAAACTTTTGTGAAATTATTTATTAACAACTTTTACGTAAGTTTTGAACCGTTCGAATAAAAAAGGCACTTCACCAGAATTCTTCCCAAAAGGTTCAAAAGCTAGCAGTTCGCTATTGAATATGATTGTGGTCGACCGTTCTCTTCAAGAGTAATCAATGAAATGTAAAAACGCTATTAATCatttttaaataatcattttcgcCATTTTCGTCAATATTAAATTAAATCGCTGCATCAACATATTCAAGAAGCTGTTATATGAACAGAATCTAAAATAAAACTACCACTTTTTTAGAATCAACATTTTCACACACAAAATGCTGTACAAGATGGCATTTTGCATCATTCCATTTCCAGCCATAAGCCGACTTGGTTTCCACACAGTTCTCATTGCCTCCAGCATTATCCGGCTGTCCCGATGACCAAGAAGTGTAGCTGAACTTCACCCCCGTAGGTTGCCAGTAAAATTCTCCTTCCTCGCCATAATCATTTCCGCCGATCCATACAACGGGAATATTCCTGCTGTCAGCTTCGACAAACGCAATCACATTATCATTTTCTTGAGCATTTGTAATGACAGCCAAACGCATTCCGATTGAGTTGCAATATTCTGTCGCTTGAAACCAGTTACCCTAGCCGAGAACAGCAGAAAAAAACTTTACCGTTAACCACTTTTGCACTTGAGCGCTTTTACTTACCGCAACAGGTGGAATGTAATATTGAAAGCCTGAGGCACACTTTAAATTCAGGCCATAACTATACGCCAGCAGACCAATGAACACTAGGCAACTGGTTACTTTGGGCATCTTCGCAAAAGGGGATCTCGAACAGTAATGCGAAAATTATCGTCAGTTATCTATCGGCCAATCATAGAATGACTTATTTTAAAGATTACGGTCAATTGGAGGCTAATAGAGAGATAGGCTGAATGCGAATAAGTTCGTGGTTTGTCTCTCGAAGAAAGGTGTTACATGGCAATGTGAAATTTATAGTTCATTCCGGTGAAACCTGAAATTCAAAGTTCATTCCTAGAGCCAGAATATTCCTGGATTCTATATCTAAAGTCAGGAATCTTGGAATTGGAAAATAAACTTGAATAactcaaatatttttatttactaaAGGTTctagtataaaaaaaaatatgaaacagtCATATCGACACTCTAGATAGGTTTCATCATCCATTGAGTTTTGCTGGTATTAACTTGATAACACACATTGATTAGACTTCACCTTAAATGAATCAACTGCAGAAATAACGCACCTACTTGTTTGCTTTTAAAATAACCTTTGTCTTAGTATGACAAAGGTAAAACTCAAATGTATTTTTGATGTAGAGAAAAACCGCGCCAAACGACCTaagattgaaaatcgaccatttttgatttgaatgaagctTTGTACACGTGttcggcttagcaaactgagcatttttctcAGATGGAGGGATTTTTTAAACTCATGAG from Wyeomyia smithii strain HCP4-BCI-WySm-NY-G18 chromosome 3, ASM2978416v1, whole genome shotgun sequence encodes the following:
- the LOC129732754 gene encoding perlucin-like — encoded protein: MPKVTSCLVFIGLLAYSYGLNLKCASGFQYYIPPVAGNWFQATEYCNSIGMRLAVITNAQENDNVIAFVEADSRNIPVVWIGGNDYGEEGEFYWQPTGVKFSYTSWSSGQPDNAGGNENCVETKSAYGWKWNDAKCHLVQHFVCENVDSKKVVVLF